In Bradyrhizobium guangxiense, the following are encoded in one genomic region:
- a CDS encoding sensor histidine kinase: MSGGASIDGVRPRVVAALLCLALLLAECLSAGPAGAVERSRRGELKRVLVLHSFGREFRPWSEYARDIKVELERQSPWPLDIQEHALLTARFNNPGPEAPFVDYLHSLYQGAKPDIVLSIGAPATRFAQRYRARLFPDTPLIFTAVEQRLIDRADLSDKDVVVSVRNDFVAVFNNILQVLPETKSVAVVIGASPLEKFWIEELKRELKPVTERIELVWYSDLSFEEILKRASKLPPHTVLFWGLMSVDAAGVVHESDLALRSLHAVASAPIFSYQEPFFGESTVGGPMHLITDTSSRTVSAAIAILGGAKPASISYAPIGFSAPRYDWRELQRWGISESRLPPDSEILFREPSIWQRYRWQMLMIWAVFLVQAGLISGLLHERRRRRSAEVESRQRLAELAHVNRYSAVGELTTSIAHELNQPLGSILTNAETAELMLKADSPDINEVRQILADIRRDDQRASEVIRRLRSVLKKTPFELEDIELNHTVREAIGLVKAVADGRRIMLSYLPALADLRVKGDPVQLQQVILNLIINAMDAISDAGAGKREVSVAPLRAGNQAEIRITDTGPGMAAADLANVFDPFFTTKPQGMGMGLAIAKTIIEAHHGTISAANQPAGGALFTIRLPIAR; encoded by the coding sequence ATGAGCGGGGGCGCGTCCATCGACGGGGTGAGGCCGCGGGTCGTGGCCGCGTTGCTCTGTCTCGCCCTGCTCCTTGCCGAGTGCCTCTCGGCTGGGCCAGCTGGCGCCGTCGAGCGGAGCCGGCGTGGCGAACTCAAGCGCGTGCTGGTTCTGCATTCCTTCGGCCGCGAGTTTCGACCGTGGAGCGAGTATGCGCGCGACATCAAGGTAGAGCTCGAGCGGCAATCGCCCTGGCCACTCGATATCCAGGAGCACGCGCTGCTCACCGCGCGCTTCAACAATCCCGGACCCGAGGCGCCGTTCGTCGATTATCTGCACTCGCTCTACCAGGGGGCAAAGCCCGACATCGTCTTGAGCATCGGCGCGCCCGCCACCCGGTTTGCGCAGAGATACCGCGCCCGGCTGTTCCCGGATACGCCGCTGATTTTCACCGCGGTCGAGCAACGGCTGATCGATCGCGCCGATCTCAGCGACAAGGATGTCGTCGTGTCGGTCCGGAACGATTTCGTGGCGGTCTTCAACAATATCCTTCAGGTTTTGCCCGAGACGAAGTCGGTTGCGGTCGTGATCGGCGCCTCGCCGCTGGAGAAGTTCTGGATCGAGGAGCTCAAGCGGGAGCTGAAACCTGTCACCGAGCGGATAGAGCTCGTCTGGTACTCGGATCTGTCGTTCGAGGAGATCCTGAAGCGCGCATCGAAGCTGCCGCCGCACACGGTGCTGTTCTGGGGGCTGATGTCCGTCGATGCTGCGGGCGTCGTCCACGAGAGCGATCTTGCCTTGCGCAGCCTGCATGCCGTTGCGAGCGCGCCGATCTTTTCATACCAGGAGCCGTTTTTCGGCGAGAGCACTGTCGGCGGGCCGATGCATCTGATTACGGACACGAGTTCGAGGACCGTCAGCGCGGCGATCGCCATTCTCGGCGGCGCGAAACCTGCGAGCATCAGCTATGCGCCGATCGGCTTCTCCGCGCCGAGATACGACTGGCGGGAATTGCAGCGCTGGGGCATCAGCGAGAGTCGTCTGCCTCCGGACAGCGAAATCCTGTTTCGCGAGCCGAGCATTTGGCAGCGCTATCGCTGGCAGATGCTGATGATCTGGGCCGTGTTCCTGGTGCAGGCCGGGCTCATCAGCGGGCTATTGCATGAGCGCCGCCGCCGCCGCTCCGCCGAAGTGGAATCGCGCCAGCGGCTGGCGGAGCTGGCTCACGTCAATCGCTATTCGGCCGTCGGCGAGCTCACGACGTCGATCGCTCACGAGCTGAACCAGCCACTCGGCTCCATCCTCACCAATGCCGAGACGGCCGAGCTCATGCTCAAGGCCGATTCGCCTGACATCAACGAGGTCCGTCAGATTCTCGCCGATATCAGGCGCGATGATCAGCGGGCGAGCGAGGTGATCCGCAGGCTGCGCAGCGTCCTGAAAAAGACCCCGTTCGAACTCGAGGACATCGAGCTCAACCACACGGTTCGCGAAGCGATCGGCCTCGTGAAGGCCGTCGCCGACGGGCGCCGGATCATGCTGAGTTATCTGCCCGCCCTGGCGGATCTGCGTGTGAAGGGAGATCCGGTCCAGCTCCAGCAGGTCATTCTCAACCTGATCATCAATGCGATGGATGCGATTTCCGATGCGGGCGCCGGAAAGCGGGAGGTCAGCGTCGCGCCCCTCCGAGCCGGCAATCAGGCCGAAATCAGGATCACCGATACCGGGCCTGGAATGGCCGCCGCCGACCTCGCAAACGTCTTCGATCCGTTCTTTACGACGAAGCCGCAAGGCATGGGTATGGGACTGGCGATCGCCAAGACCATCATCGAGGCCCATCACGGCACGATCTCTGCTGCGAACCAGCCTGCTGGCGGCGCGCTGTTCACGATCCGGCTTCCGATCGCTCGCTGA
- a CDS encoding aspartate:alanine exchanger family transporter yields MQAFFQFLQQYPYLLLFFVVGLAVYIGRASIKGYGLGMVAGAIVVGAGISVWASSYGVKLELNNFAKSLFYYLFMYGVGLRVGPSFVNSLRGDGIKFLFLAVVSSVIGLALVVLGAKLFALPPGAAGGMLAGSQTMSAAIGSAEQAVTSGVVKLPPGMKPEDASGMIALSYGITYIWGTVGIILICKYLPRWWGVDAKAAAKQYEQEFGVKDLEGGGLTGYRQFGLRAYRLENPATVGMSIAKFRAINPEYRIVNVGRNGEPQGADPDLVLQKGDIVALGGATEHLTEKMGLIGPEVADAKTLGIPMDQAEIVVFNKDVVGRTFESFRETAIAGQLQVTKVERGGVQIPAGLKTKLERMDIVSVVGLKSAVNELGEMWGRIARANTSTDLLTLSIGMIIGFLIGMVEFPAFGAKVGLGNAGGLLLSGVLVSSIVSRLRFFGNTPNAARNVLEDLGLVVFVAIVGVNAGAGLLAQLTGAVALKIFIVGFIACTIPPFIVWAIGFHVFKINPAVLMGGVAGARSHSGPCREAAVEIQSSVPWIGFPVGYAVSGILLTIFGYFAMILAQ; encoded by the coding sequence ATGCAGGCATTTTTCCAGTTCCTGCAGCAGTACCCGTATCTGCTGCTGTTCTTCGTGGTCGGTCTCGCCGTCTATATCGGCCGGGCCAGCATCAAGGGTTATGGCCTCGGCATGGTCGCCGGTGCCATCGTGGTCGGCGCGGGCATCTCGGTCTGGGCATCCAGCTACGGCGTGAAGCTGGAGCTGAACAACTTCGCCAAGAGCCTGTTCTACTATCTCTTCATGTATGGCGTCGGCCTGCGCGTGGGCCCGTCCTTCGTCAACAGCCTGAGGGGGGACGGCATCAAGTTCCTGTTCCTCGCGGTGGTGTCGAGCGTGATCGGCTTGGCGCTGGTGGTGCTCGGCGCAAAGCTGTTCGCGCTTCCGCCAGGAGCGGCCGGCGGCATGCTGGCGGGGTCGCAGACCATGTCGGCAGCGATCGGCTCGGCCGAGCAGGCCGTCACGTCGGGAGTCGTGAAACTGCCTCCGGGCATGAAGCCTGAGGATGCCTCCGGCATGATCGCCCTGTCCTACGGGATCACCTATATCTGGGGCACCGTCGGCATCATCCTGATCTGCAAATATCTGCCGCGCTGGTGGGGCGTCGATGCCAAGGCCGCTGCGAAGCAGTATGAGCAGGAATTCGGCGTCAAGGATCTCGAAGGCGGCGGCCTGACCGGCTATCGCCAGTTCGGTCTGCGGGCCTACCGCTTGGAAAATCCCGCAACCGTCGGGATGAGCATCGCCAAGTTCCGCGCGATCAATCCGGAATACCGGATCGTCAATGTCGGGCGTAATGGCGAGCCGCAGGGCGCTGATCCTGATCTCGTGCTGCAGAAAGGCGATATCGTCGCGCTGGGCGGCGCGACCGAGCATCTGACCGAGAAGATGGGCCTGATTGGTCCGGAGGTCGCCGACGCCAAGACGCTCGGCATACCCATGGACCAGGCTGAGATCGTGGTCTTCAACAAGGACGTCGTCGGACGTACCTTCGAATCCTTCCGCGAGACGGCGATCGCCGGTCAGTTGCAGGTGACCAAGGTTGAGCGTGGCGGCGTGCAGATCCCGGCCGGTCTGAAGACCAAGCTGGAACGCATGGACATCGTCTCGGTGGTCGGCCTGAAATCGGCGGTCAATGAGCTCGGCGAGATGTGGGGCCGCATCGCGCGTGCCAACACCTCGACCGACCTGCTGACCCTGTCGATCGGCATGATCATCGGCTTCCTCATCGGCATGGTCGAATTCCCCGCCTTCGGTGCCAAGGTTGGCCTCGGCAACGCCGGCGGCCTGTTGCTGTCCGGCGTGCTCGTGTCGTCCATCGTGTCGCGGCTGCGCTTCTTCGGCAACACGCCGAATGCGGCGCGAAACGTGCTCGAGGATCTCGGCCTCGTCGTGTTCGTCGCGATCGTCGGCGTCAATGCCGGCGCAGGCCTGTTGGCCCAGCTCACCGGTGCGGTCGCGCTGAAGATCTTCATCGTCGGCTTCATCGCGTGCACGATCCCGCCCTTCATTGTCTGGGCGATCGGATTCCACGTCTTCAAGATCAATCCGGCGGTGCTGATGGGCGGCGTTGCCGGCGCGCGCTCGCATTCCGGCCCGTGCCGCGAGGCCGCGGTCGAGATCCAGAGTTCCGTGCCCTGGATCGGATTCCCGGTTGGCTACGCCGTCTCGGGCATCCTGCTCACCATCTTCGGCTACTTCGCGATGATCCTGGCTCAATAA
- a CDS encoding YoaK family protein, producing the protein MSTLDVAAGAIRRDETVGIVLLLAFAGGYIDAYTWIIHGVMANAQTANLILLWVYATAGNWTEALHFVPPIVAFVFGVVIAAWLRRAAGERANAISTLVEIILLIAVGILHNRLPDAAGTLGISFVAAMQAATFTRVEGTACSTVMLTGNLRQAIETIFAVASGGAPVGTLRRSGIFFALCAVFGFGAAAGAFATKSIPDLALGLPVVALLLVLLRCEGARSEGGR; encoded by the coding sequence ATGAGCACCCTGGACGTCGCAGCCGGAGCGATCCGCCGGGACGAGACGGTCGGGATCGTATTGCTGCTCGCCTTCGCCGGCGGCTATATCGACGCCTACACTTGGATCATCCACGGCGTGATGGCGAATGCCCAGACCGCCAATCTGATCTTACTCTGGGTCTATGCGACCGCCGGCAACTGGACGGAGGCGCTGCACTTCGTGCCGCCGATCGTGGCTTTCGTCTTTGGCGTCGTGATCGCGGCATGGCTGCGCCGTGCCGCCGGCGAGCGCGCCAATGCGATCAGCACCCTGGTCGAGATCATCCTCCTCATTGCGGTCGGCATCCTGCACAATCGTCTGCCGGATGCCGCCGGCACGCTCGGTATCTCCTTCGTTGCGGCGATGCAGGCTGCGACGTTCACCAGGGTCGAAGGCACCGCTTGCAGCACGGTGATGCTCACCGGCAATCTGCGCCAGGCGATCGAGACGATCTTCGCGGTCGCGTCCGGCGGCGCGCCGGTCGGAACGCTGCGCCGCTCGGGCATCTTCTTCGCGTTATGTGCCGTGTTCGGTTTCGGTGCCGCGGCCGGTGCTTTTGCCACCAAGAGCATCCCCGATCTTGCGCTGGGCCTGCCCGTGGTGGCGCTGTTGCTCGTGTTGCTGCGCTGCGAAGGGGCGCGTTCGGAGGGCGGGCGATGA
- a CDS encoding HlyD family secretion protein, whose protein sequence is MLELLICSLVTILPDYLYRRYAQGKRLGKEITLFSVWHELRWGITSCLMLTISLITMIFYFHPATPSATLYFRTVPILPEGSGRVAEVKVGFSAAVKKGDVLFTLDSSKQQAAFETAKRKVAEVDATMQTAQADVVKAEAQIGEAKANYQQARDELEVKTELQRRNPGIVPQRDIEKLQVLVDQRQAGVDAATAAKQSASLQVSVLLPAQKASAEAALDQARVDLDKTFVRAGVDGRVEQFLVRPGDVVNQLMRPAGVLIPEEAGRKVLQAGFGQIEAQVMKTGMVAEAACISKPWVIIPMVITTVQDYIAAGQFRSGEQLLEAQNAVRPGTILVFLEPLYKGGLDGVTPGSSCVVNAYTSNHEEISAKDTPTSRKIALHVVDGVGLVHALLLRIQALLLPIQTLVLSGGH, encoded by the coding sequence ATGCTTGAGCTGCTGATCTGCTCGCTGGTGACGATCCTGCCGGACTATCTCTACCGGCGCTACGCGCAAGGAAAGCGCCTCGGCAAGGAGATCACCCTCTTCTCGGTCTGGCACGAGCTGCGTTGGGGCATCACCAGCTGCCTGATGCTGACGATCTCGTTGATCACGATGATCTTCTATTTCCATCCGGCAACGCCGTCCGCGACGCTGTACTTCCGCACCGTGCCGATCCTCCCCGAAGGCTCGGGCCGCGTCGCCGAGGTCAAGGTCGGGTTCAGCGCGGCCGTGAAGAAGGGCGATGTCCTGTTCACGCTCGACAGCTCGAAGCAGCAGGCCGCGTTCGAGACTGCCAAGCGGAAGGTAGCGGAGGTCGACGCCACGATGCAGACGGCGCAGGCCGACGTGGTCAAGGCCGAGGCGCAGATCGGAGAGGCGAAAGCCAACTACCAGCAGGCCAGGGACGAGCTCGAAGTCAAGACCGAGCTCCAGCGCCGCAATCCGGGCATCGTTCCGCAGCGGGATATCGAAAAGCTCCAGGTGCTGGTCGATCAGCGCCAGGCGGGCGTCGATGCCGCGACGGCCGCGAAGCAATCCGCATCTCTGCAGGTCTCCGTCCTGCTGCCGGCTCAAAAGGCCAGCGCCGAGGCCGCGCTCGACCAGGCCCGGGTCGATCTCGACAAGACCTTCGTCCGTGCCGGTGTTGACGGGCGGGTCGAGCAGTTCCTGGTTCGCCCCGGCGACGTCGTCAACCAGCTGATGCGCCCGGCGGGCGTCCTCATTCCGGAAGAGGCCGGCCGAAAGGTCCTACAGGCCGGCTTCGGTCAGATCGAGGCGCAGGTGATGAAGACCGGCATGGTCGCCGAGGCAGCCTGCATATCGAAGCCCTGGGTCATCATCCCGATGGTGATCACGACCGTGCAGGACTACATCGCGGCCGGGCAATTCCGGTCCGGCGAGCAATTGCTGGAAGCGCAGAATGCGGTCCGTCCCGGCACGATCCTGGTGTTCCTGGAGCCGCTCTACAAGGGCGGCCTCGACGGCGTCACGCCGGGCTCGAGCTGCGTCGTCAATGCCTACACCAGCAACCACGAGGAAATCTCGGCCAAGGACACCCCGACCAGCCGGAAGATCGCGCTGCACGTCGTGGATGGCGTCGGCCTCGTGCACGCGCTGCTGCTGCGGATCCAGGCGCTGTTGCTGCCGATCCAGACCCTCGTGCTCAGCGGCGGGCATTGA
- a CDS encoding DUF2092 domain-containing protein encodes MRSTTTLRATLLAIGAATLLAAASPARADDPAKILKLMTDYLTSQKTLSATFDSDIEIITPELQKIQFASSGQVKLGRPDKLRVRRTGGYADVELVYDGKTLSLYGNDAKSYMQAEMAGTVDQMIAEMQSHSGLGMPGTDLLLANAFEELTATATEGKHVGQGVIDGVECEHLAFRTPETDWQIWIETGAKPVPRKYVITSKTVTGAPQYTLRTRDWKTDAFAEDTFVFKAPAGAIKIDINSVAMADFDELPPGTPTGAKK; translated from the coding sequence ATGAGATCAACAACGACCCTTCGTGCGACATTGCTCGCAATCGGTGCAGCGACGTTGCTGGCTGCCGCCTCACCCGCCCGTGCGGATGATCCGGCCAAGATCCTGAAATTGATGACGGACTATCTGACCAGCCAGAAGACGCTGTCCGCCACGTTCGACAGCGACATCGAGATCATCACCCCCGAACTTCAGAAGATCCAGTTCGCGAGCTCCGGGCAAGTCAAGCTGGGCAGGCCCGACAAGCTGCGCGTCAGGCGCACCGGCGGCTATGCCGATGTCGAGCTGGTCTATGACGGCAAGACCCTCTCGCTCTACGGCAACGACGCCAAATCCTACATGCAGGCCGAGATGGCAGGCACGGTGGACCAGATGATCGCCGAGATGCAGTCCCATTCCGGACTCGGCATGCCCGGTACCGATCTGCTGCTCGCCAATGCCTTCGAGGAGCTGACGGCCACGGCCACCGAGGGCAAGCATGTCGGCCAGGGCGTGATCGACGGCGTCGAATGCGAGCATCTGGCGTTTCGCACGCCCGAGACCGACTGGCAGATCTGGATCGAGACGGGCGCAAAGCCGGTGCCGCGCAAATATGTGATCACCAGCAAGACGGTCACGGGCGCACCGCAATACACGCTGCGGACCAGGGATTGGAAGACCGACGCCTTTGCCGAGGATACGTTCGTGTTCAAGGCGCCAGCCGGCGCGATCAAGATCGACATCAACTCGGTCGCGATGGCCGATTTCGACGAACTTCCCCCAGGCACACCGACAGGAGCCAAGAAATGA
- a CDS encoding beta-eliminating lyase-related protein produces the protein MSKEAKPAHHRIDQFFSGPGARADDWRDLVEAAKTWARVGNRAAYDAALADLSITEEYHGYPGLQLMAALREAAAAGDGATSFALATRIAQALATRSFRQHAGDWSARDEGNGDAPELVPPSFGAHVARRPYFETLVVTGVSSSQWPTLAAEWRKLRRPVDAFIYEPVIVGSLEDAFCATILNPNIGAVIVNDGFGLRSRHDAPVLRSIMASAGLNDETDASALRLAQIIKRVRPELDLYMISNRDVEELAGNPEASVVRRIFYSVEELLELHLSILEGIQDRYDTPFFDNLKKYAQRPIGTFHALPIARGKSIFKSDWIRDMGEFYGPNLFLAESSATTGGLDSMLEPTGNIKKAQEKAARALGADRVFFVTNGTSTSNKMAVQALLAPGDIAIVDRNCHKSHHYGMVLAGAQPLYVEAFPMTEYSMYGAVPLKTIKQALLNAKADGRLDRVKMIDLTNCTFDGHIYNTRRVMEECLAIKPDLIFLWDEAWFGFARFSPFLRRRTGLGAANEIEAWMRDPKSVAAYEKQQAELGKNPSDEMLLKTRLIPDPRKIRLRVYQTNSTHKSMSAIRQGSMLSVKDVEFHTVEQQFKEAVFTHASTSPNQQLIASLDISRRQMELEGYGLVANAIEIAFAIRQAVNNNPLISKYFRILGADAMVPAQYRQSGFTDFLAPGVNWANTLKSLDDDEFCLDPTRMTLVCGMAGFDGTQFKGILANEYNIQVNKTSRNSVLVQSNINNTRSDVAHLIRVLAEIAGEIDRGLAQGGANARKTFEARVTSLMKDVPDLPNFSHFHPSFRGDAGTKTNEGDIRSGFYAAYDVAGCEHIRLNDPEIDRRLKAGPELVSANFVIPYPPGFPIMVPGQVITQETIDFMRKLDVKEIHGYDAKEGLKLVRSEALAKLGRPKPGAQAKLKAAS, from the coding sequence ATGTCCAAAGAGGCGAAGCCCGCACATCATCGCATCGACCAGTTCTTTTCCGGCCCGGGAGCGCGGGCGGACGACTGGCGGGACCTCGTGGAGGCGGCAAAGACCTGGGCTCGCGTGGGCAATCGCGCGGCCTATGATGCGGCGCTGGCCGATCTCTCGATCACCGAAGAGTATCACGGCTATCCCGGTCTGCAGCTGATGGCGGCGCTGCGGGAAGCCGCGGCTGCGGGGGACGGTGCGACGTCGTTCGCCCTTGCAACGAGGATTGCCCAGGCACTTGCGACGCGATCCTTCCGCCAGCATGCCGGCGATTGGAGCGCCAGGGATGAAGGTAATGGCGATGCGCCCGAGCTGGTGCCGCCGAGCTTCGGCGCGCATGTCGCGCGCCGGCCCTATTTCGAGACCCTGGTCGTCACCGGCGTGTCATCCTCCCAATGGCCGACACTGGCCGCGGAATGGCGCAAGCTGCGACGCCCGGTCGATGCTTTCATCTATGAACCTGTCATCGTCGGCAGCCTGGAGGACGCTTTCTGCGCGACGATTCTCAATCCGAACATCGGTGCGGTTATCGTCAACGACGGCTTTGGGCTGCGTTCGCGCCACGATGCGCCGGTGCTGCGCTCGATCATGGCCTCGGCCGGCCTCAACGACGAAACCGACGCCTCGGCGCTGCGGCTTGCCCAGATCATCAAGCGCGTCAGGCCCGAGCTCGATCTCTACATGATCTCCAATCGCGACGTGGAGGAGCTGGCCGGCAATCCCGAGGCCAGCGTCGTCCGCCGCATCTTCTATTCGGTGGAAGAGCTTCTGGAGCTGCACCTGTCGATCCTGGAAGGCATCCAGGATCGCTACGACACGCCGTTCTTCGATAATCTCAAGAAATACGCGCAGCGCCCGATCGGCACTTTCCATGCGCTGCCGATCGCTCGCGGCAAGTCGATCTTCAAGTCCGACTGGATCCGCGACATGGGCGAGTTCTACGGCCCGAACCTGTTCCTGGCCGAGAGCAGCGCCACCACGGGCGGCCTCGACAGCATGCTGGAGCCGACCGGCAACATCAAGAAGGCGCAGGAGAAGGCGGCGAGGGCGCTCGGTGCCGATCGCGTCTTTTTTGTCACAAACGGCACTTCGACGTCGAACAAGATGGCGGTGCAGGCGCTGCTCGCGCCCGGCGACATCGCGATCGTCGATCGCAACTGCCATAAGTCGCATCACTACGGCATGGTGCTGGCCGGTGCGCAACCGCTCTACGTCGAAGCCTTCCCGATGACGGAATATTCGATGTACGGCGCGGTGCCGCTGAAGACCATCAAGCAGGCGCTGCTCAACGCCAAGGCCGATGGCCGGCTCGATCGCGTCAAGATGATCGATCTGACCAACTGCACCTTCGACGGCCACATCTACAACACAAGGCGGGTGATGGAGGAATGCCTCGCCATCAAGCCCGACCTGATCTTCCTCTGGGACGAGGCCTGGTTCGGCTTCGCGCGCTTCTCGCCGTTCCTGCGCCGCCGCACCGGATTGGGCGCGGCCAACGAGATCGAGGCGTGGATGCGCGATCCCAAGTCGGTCGCGGCCTATGAGAAGCAGCAGGCCGAGCTCGGCAAGAATCCGTCCGACGAAATGCTGCTCAAGACCCGGCTGATCCCGGACCCGCGCAAGATCCGGCTGCGTGTCTACCAGACCAACTCGACCCACAAGTCGATGTCGGCGATCCGCCAAGGTTCGATGCTCTCGGTCAAGGACGTCGAATTCCACACCGTCGAGCAGCAGTTCAAGGAGGCGGTGTTTACCCACGCCTCGACCAGTCCGAACCAGCAGCTGATCGCCAGCCTCGATATCTCGCGGCGGCAGATGGAGCTGGAAGGCTATGGCCTCGTCGCCAATGCGATCGAGATCGCGTTCGCGATCCGCCAGGCGGTCAACAACAATCCGCTGATCTCGAAATATTTCCGCATCCTCGGTGCCGACGCCATGGTGCCGGCGCAATACCGCCAGAGCGGCTTCACCGACTTCCTCGCGCCCGGCGTCAACTGGGCGAACACGCTCAAGAGCCTGGACGACGACGAGTTCTGCCTCGACCCGACCCGCATGACGCTGGTGTGCGGCATGGCCGGGTTCGACGGTACGCAGTTCAAGGGGATTCTCGCCAACGAGTACAACATCCAGGTCAACAAGACCTCGCGCAACTCGGTGCTGGTCCAGTCCAACATCAACAACACCCGCAGCGATGTCGCACATCTCATTCGCGTGCTCGCCGAGATCGCGGGCGAGATCGACCGCGGCCTTGCCCAGGGCGGCGCCAATGCCCGGAAGACCTTCGAGGCACGGGTGACGAGCCTGATGAAGGATGTGCCCGACCTGCCGAACTTCTCGCACTTCCACCCGAGCTTCCGCGGCGATGCCGGTACCAAGACCAACGAAGGCGACATCCGCAGCGGCTTCTATGCGGCCTATGACGTCGCCGGCTGCGAGCACATCCGTCTCAACGATCCCGAGATCGATCGGCGGCTGAAGGCCGGGCCCGAGCTCGTCTCGGCCAATTTCGTCATTCCGTATCCGCCGGGCTTCCCGATCATGGTGCCCGGCCAGGTCATCACCCAGGAGACCATCGACTTCATGCGCAAGCTCGATGTGAAGGAGATCCATGGCTACGACGCCAAGGAGGGCCTGAAGCTCGTGCGCAGCGAAGCCTTGGCGAAGCTCGGCCGGCCAAAACCCGGCGCGCAGGCGAAGCTCAAGGCCGCATCCTAA
- the ppk2 gene encoding polyphosphate kinase 2, translated as MAKGAAAERMKRKDYEKELEKLQVELCHLQDYVRENKLRVIILFEGRDAAGKGGTIKAITEKVSPRVFRVVALPAPSDREKTQLFFQRYMERFPAGGEIVIFDRSWYNRAGVEYVMGFCTPADHQRFLTLCPQMEKYVIDGGIILVKIWLEVGMDEQERRFKARIDDPVRQWKLSPMDLESFRRWYDYSRARDLMLKKTSTKDAPWSIVRSDDKRKARLNCIAHILGAIPYKRIKKDKIKLPKRADKGRYNDQASLKGMNFVAERY; from the coding sequence ATGGCCAAGGGCGCAGCTGCGGAACGCATGAAGCGGAAGGATTACGAGAAGGAGCTCGAAAAGCTCCAGGTCGAGCTGTGTCACCTCCAGGACTATGTGCGGGAGAACAAGCTTCGCGTCATCATCCTGTTCGAGGGCCGGGACGCCGCCGGCAAGGGCGGCACGATCAAGGCCATCACCGAGAAGGTCAGCCCGCGCGTGTTCCGGGTCGTCGCCCTGCCCGCGCCCTCCGACCGCGAGAAGACGCAGCTGTTCTTCCAGCGCTACATGGAGCGGTTTCCGGCGGGCGGCGAGATCGTGATCTTCGACCGGAGCTGGTACAACCGCGCCGGCGTCGAATACGTCATGGGCTTCTGCACCCCCGCGGATCACCAGCGCTTCCTCACGCTATGCCCGCAGATGGAGAAATACGTCATCGACGGCGGCATCATCCTGGTCAAGATCTGGCTCGAGGTCGGCATGGACGAGCAGGAGCGCCGCTTCAAGGCCCGCATCGACGACCCGGTGCGGCAATGGAAGCTCAGTCCGATGGATCTGGAATCGTTTCGGCGCTGGTACGACTATTCGCGGGCGCGCGACCTGATGCTGAAGAAGACCAGCACGAAGGATGCGCCCTGGTCCATCGTCCGCTCCGACGACAAGCGCAAAGCGCGACTGAACTGCATCGCCCACATTCTGGGCGCCATCCCCTACAAACGCATCAAGAAGGACAAGATCAAGCTGCCGAAGCGCGCCGACAAGGGACGCTACAACGACCAGGCCAGCCTGAAGGGAATGAATTTCGTCGCCGAACGATATTGA